A section of the Pan paniscus chromosome 11, NHGRI_mPanPan1-v2.0_pri, whole genome shotgun sequence genome encodes:
- the LOC100972711 gene encoding LOW QUALITY PROTEIN: uncharacterized protein C14orf119-like (The sequence of the model RefSeq protein was modified relative to this genomic sequence to represent the inferred CDS: substituted 2 bases at 2 genomic stop codons), with product MTDMVWISVPTQISYQIVIPRSCSSSWNLRILVTISRCLLREKGRMPLESSSFSTPLSFPSLLPSVPDDMSSSPSPMSYITSQEMKCILHXFANXSGSQCERFLEDLVAKAVPGKLQPLPNSLLQLSVSGANGPPCIFECQLCLWDQWSQGWAEQECNALVRQLEFHEPDFVAKFDQAVAATAGKD from the coding sequence atgactgatatggtttggatcagtgtccccacccaaatctcatatcaaattgtaatccctagaaGCTGCAGCAGTAGTTGGAATCTAAGGATTCTTGTGACAATCTCCAGGTGCCTTCTGAGGGAAAAGGGGAGGATGCCACTGGAGTCATCTTCCTTTTCAACGCCACtatctttcccttctcttttacCCTCAGTACCAGACGATATGAGTTCTTCCCCTTCTCCAATGTCTTACATCACTTCCCAGGAGATGAAGTGTATTCTTCACTGATTTGCCAATTAGTCAGGTTCCCAGTGTGAACGTTTCCTGGAGGACCTGGTAGCTAAGGCAGTGCCAGGAAAATTACAGCCACTGCCAAATAGTCTGCTGCAGCTTAGTGTGTCCGGGGCAAATGGACCACCTTGTATCTTTGAGTGCCAGCTATGTCTTTGGGATCAGTGGTCTCAAGGCTGGGCTGAGCAGGAGTGCAATGCACTTGTCAGGCAGCTGGAGTTCCATGAGCCAGACTTCGTGGCAAAGTTTGACCAAGCAGTGGCTGCTACAGCTGGTAAGGACTGA